One window from the genome of Corynebacterium sp. SCR221107 encodes:
- a CDS encoding branched-chain amino acid transporter permease, whose protein sequence is MSESSSLVSASAERWLASGAGLPEGVSLSTVVGVLIPVAIVTFALRELPFSAVRFMRGSTLMALLATTMPVGVMVVLVIYTLNSSREAPGGLLAAVIAVAATLGLHAWRRDASISILGGTAAYMLLVNLVWA, encoded by the coding sequence ATGAGTGAATCCTCGTCTTTGGTTTCCGCCTCGGCTGAGCGGTGGCTCGCCTCGGGCGCTGGCCTTCCGGAGGGGGTCAGCTTATCGACGGTCGTCGGTGTCCTGATCCCCGTTGCGATCGTTACCTTCGCGCTGCGGGAATTACCCTTTTCCGCTGTGCGCTTCATGCGGGGATCGACTCTCATGGCGCTTCTGGCCACCACCATGCCGGTGGGGGTGATGGTGGTGCTGGTGATCTACACGCTCAACTCCAGCCGCGAGGCACCCGGCGGGTTGCTCGCCGCTGTGATCGCGGTGGCCGCGACCCTCGGGCTGCATGCGTGGCGACGCGACGCGAGCATCTCCATCCTCGGCGGCACGGCGGCCTACATGCTTCTTGTCAACCTGGTGTGGGCCTAG